Proteins encoded in a region of the Zea mays cultivar B73 chromosome 4, Zm-B73-REFERENCE-NAM-5.0, whole genome shotgun sequence genome:
- the HDA108 gene encoding histone deacetylase 108 (The RefSeq protein has 1 substitution compared to this genomic sequence), which produces MAASGEGVSLPSPAGGEDAHRRRVSYFYEPSIGDYYYGQGHPMKPHRIRMAHSLVVHYGLHRLLELSRPYPASEADIRRFHSDDYVAFLASATGNPGVLDPRAIKRFNVGEDCPVFDGLFPFCQASAGGSIGAAVKLNRGDADITVNWAGGLHHAKKSEASGFCYVNDIVLAILELLKFHRRVLYVDIDVHHGDGVEEAFFTTNRVMTVSFHKYGDFFPGTGHITDVGAAEGKHYALNVPLSDGIDDTTFRGLFQCIIKKVMEVYQPDVVVLQCGADSLAGDRLGCFNLSVKGHADCLRFLRSYNVPMMVLGGGGYTIRNVARCWCYETAVAVGVEPDNKLPYNDYYEYFGPDYTLHIQPKSVENLNTTKDLENIKNMILENLSKIEHVPSTQFHDRPSDPEAPEEKEEDMDKRPPQRSRLWSGGAYDSDTEDPDSLKSEGKDVTANFQMKDEPKDDL; this is translated from the exons ATGGCGGCTTCTGGTGAGGGCGCGTCGCTGCCGTCTCCGGCGGGCGGGGAGGATGCGCACCGCCGCCGCGTCAGCTATTTCTACGAGCCGTCGATCGGAGACTACTACTACGGGCAAGGTCACCCGATGAAGCCCCACCGCATCCGAATGGCGCACTCGCTGGTGGTCCACTACGGCCTCCACCGCCTCCTCGAGCTCTCCCGCCCCTACCCGGCCTCTGAGGCCGACATCCGCCGCTTCCACTCCGACGACTACGTCGCTTTCCTCGCGTCCGCCACCGGAAACCCGGGTGTCCTCGACCCGCGCGCCATTAAGCGCTTTAACGTCGGTGAGGACTGCCCCGTGTTCGACGGTCTCTTCCCCTTCTGCCAGGCCTCCGCTGGGGGAAGCATCGGCGCCGCCGTCAAGCTTAACCGCGGGGACGCCGACATCACCGTCAACTGGGCGGGCGGCCTCCACCACGCCAAGAAGAGCGAGGCCTCCGGGTTCTGCTACGTCAACGACATCGTCCTCGCCATCCTCGAGCTCCTCAAGTTCCACAGG CGTGTGCTATATGTAGACATTGATGTCCACCATGGAGATGGCGTGGAGGAGGCCTTCTTCACTACAAACCGAGTCATGACTGTTTCCTTTCACAAGTATGGGGATTTTTTCCCTGGTACTGGACATATCACTGACGTTGGGGCAGCCGAAGGGAAGCATTATGCTCTGAATGTTCCCCTGAGTGATGGTATCGATGACACCACCTTTCGTGGTCTGTTTCAATGCATCATTAAGAAAGTTATGGAGGTTTATCAGCCAGACGTGGTTGTCCTCCAATGCGGAGCTGACTCTTTGGCTGGAGACAGGTTAGGTTGCTTCAACCTGTCTGTGAAGGGTCATGCTGACTGCCTCCGTTTCCTTAGGTCGTACAATGTTCCTATGATGGTTTTAGGTGGTGGAGGTTACACCATCAGAAATGTTGCACGCTGCTGGTGCTACGAG ACCGCAGTTGCTGTTGGAGTTGAACCTGATAACAAGCTGCCTTACAATGATTACTATGAGTACTTTGGCCCTGATTATACTCTTCATATCCAACCAAAAAGTGTTGAAAACCTGAATACCACAAAGGACTTGGAGAACATAAA GAACATGATATTGGAGAACCTGTCAAAGATAGAACATGTTCCCAGCACTCAATTCCATGACAGACCGTCAGACCCTGAAGCTCCAGAGGAG AAAGAGGAGGACATGGACAAGAGGCCACCTCAGCGCAGCAGATTATGGAGCGGAGGAGCTTACGACTCTGATAC